A genomic stretch from Falco naumanni isolate bFalNau1 chromosome 4, bFalNau1.pat, whole genome shotgun sequence includes:
- the CFAP92 gene encoding LOW QUALITY PROTEIN: uncharacterized protein KIAA1257 homolog (The sequence of the model RefSeq protein was modified relative to this genomic sequence to represent the inferred CDS: substituted 1 base at 1 genomic stop codon) — translation MAKQKQKNVEAAGEEEMEEDDRGEMADLSRASSGSACGAAGPGGRGGLLPPEGMSLGPVGGHTVACTLTISLAIPARPTGQKQKISNPPDFRGKRIQVDESGAIPRMQHCYHIEYFLLPDDLVPRKLDFVVFGVVAKLFTESSSKAITPWIENDKMWISWDHSVDIIVANEYLIKLRDHKTLKIWDTKDKKQSFVNKILFLHYKMFPSSYSVQPCLPPTGRKRSGPKRSIDATAAKEEGITSLQLDAMPLLAGEKLVISCLAENSPEILDAYTTFTVETPLLSERQRHELNPPTIRITLATCLPNTPVPTEVLQKLCLPTYCTYKSHNFPPHRTHGQLHGTHVYFKDVNVLLTGTMKPGELQRYLQGPPLETEVHDHDRNTENNTKKPSLFGEGAADEKVGKESFLACKSTACNSYTVNKVWHPHGVAKVSLTDLLLGKKCLTISASIHNCSAPRTAAFSEEDEKEKIAESVSHSSLLPMGHYLEPGSLLKVRVETAVPLGLHGEIADAQVTNCPYGSIIYIFDYNNPSLLHDLVEEVTEINAKALRLDCYPVHLIGMALAALKLKTTLEKISELDIVTGFHLLDGATHLFVLEGLKDKAIQKLWDKHFERTVCVERRPWKEVPSQGPKQSSFTREGNSSAACTVIARCQPCRWGTFLQDSQTAFYANNEMLMSICRLRXLCHSKRLRDVTHGDLLPSAEVITALSRQYGVPLTDEDLFTRKPPLLSFSSDDYTAPGKVSRGNQAVHSSFDNHNEACAQQKKEIAGKKTSERNPAGTEPTCSPSLQAGIGAVCQPKGKVEKAKLETFRIVPVDGKAVFNYSAQSLNSAELAKRHLRQEMAKEPDNRFTYCQEYLSATFDPVDVVAACKEFLAKSRSVWLSPDGFVFPGFKGSIGSHLHPWMPDEARLEELREVTENLNEQPQVNSCILRGLKGADCFNVQKPLSRASRFLPFYWIIKLTSLQFPVWNSLRCAYSSTCGLLLGRKFKWQENALHANVEPVLARDRWSWDKRRIDFDLYKKPPELFVTTAPQTGDGAVKIN, via the exons atggcaaagcaaaagcagaagaacGTGGAGGCAGCGGGAGAAGAGGAGATGGAGGAAGACGACAGAGGAGAGATGGCAGACCTGAGCAGAGCCAGCTCTGGGAGCGCCTGTGGAGCGGCAGGGCCAGGGGGCCGCGGCGGGCTGCTCCCACCTGAAGGCATGTCCTTGGGCCCGGTGGGTGGCCACACTGTGGCCTGCACACTCACCATCTCACTAGCCATCCCTGCCCGGCCCACAG GACAAAAGCAGAAGATATCCAATCCCCCTGATTTTCGAGGAAAGAGAATCCAAGTTGATGAATCGGGAGCTATTCCAAGAATGCAGCATTGCTACCACATTGAGTACTTCCTTCTACCAGATGACCTCGTACCTAGAAAACTGGATTTCGTGGTGTTTGGGGTGGTAGCAAAGTTATTTACAGAATCTAGTTCCAAg gCTATTACACCATGGATTGAAAATGACAAGATGTGGATATCATGGGACCATAGTGTTGATATCATTGTCGCCAATGAATATCTAATAAAACTAAGAGAtcacaaaactttaaaaatctgggATACCAaggacaaaaagcaaagctttgtaaacaaaatattatttcttcacTA caaaatgtttccttcttcctaCTCAGTCCAACCCTGCCTTCCACCAACAGGTAGAAAACGTTCTGGTCCTAAAAGAAGCATCGATGCTACTGCGGCAAAGGAGGAGGGCATTACTTCACTGCAGTTAGACGCCATGCCTCTCCTCGCAG gagaaaaattggTGATCAGCTGTCTGGCAGAAAACAGTCCTGAAATTTTAGATGCTTACACGACTTTCACTGTGGAAACACCTCTTCTGTCTGAAAGACAAAGACATGAATTGAATCCACCGACTATAAGGATTACTTTGGCTACCTGCCTCCCAAACACACCTGTACCCACGGAAGTGCTGCAG aaGTTGTGTCTTCCCACCTACTGCACATACAAATCTCACAACTTCCCACCTCATCGAACTCATGGACAACTCCATGGAACTCATGTCTACTTTAAGGATGTTAATGTACTTCTGACAGGGACAATGAAACCTGGGGAATTACAGAGATATCTTCAAGGTCCACCTTTGGAGACTGAAGTTCATGATCATGatagaaacactgaaaacaacacaaaaaagccATCTTTGTTTGGGGAGGGTGCAGCTGATGAAAAAGTGGGTAAGGAGAGCTTCCTCGCGTGCAAATCCACAGCCTGTAACTCTTATACAGTGAACAAAGTTTGGCATCCACATGGGGTAGCTAAAGTCAGTCTAACTGATTTATTGTTGGGTAAAAAGTGCTTGACTATCAGTGCTTCCATCCATAACTGTTCAGCTCCAAGAACAGCTGCTTTCAGTGAAGaggatgaaaaagagaaaatcgCAGAATCAGTGAGTCATTCTTCCCTACTACCTATGGGACATTACCTAGAACCAGGCTCACTCTTGAAAGTAAGAGTGGAAACAGCCGTGCCATTGGGACTGCACGGAGAGATTGCTGATGCTCAAGTCACAAATTGCCCGTATGGTTCTATAATCTACATTTTTGACTACAATAATCCATCTTTGTTACATGATTTGGTGGAAGAGGTTACAGAAATCAATGCTAAAGCCCTCCGGCTGGACTGCTATCCTGTACACTTAATTGGAATGGCTCTTGCTGCATTGAAACTGAAAACCACACTTGAGAAAATTTCGGAGTTGGATATTGTTACTGGTTTTCACTTACTGGATGGAGCAACTCATCTCTTTGTCTTGGAGGGATTAAAAGACAAAGCAATCCAGAAACTATGGGATAAACACTTTGAAAG aaCAGTCTGTGTGGAGCGAAGGCCATGGAAAGAGGTTCCATCCCAAGgaccaaagcaaagcagtttcACTAGAGAGGGTAACTCTTCCGCAGCCTGTACGGTAATTGCACGGTGTCAGCCTTGTCGCTGGGGTACTTTCTTACAGGACTCACAGAC CGCGTTTTATGCAAATAATGAAATGTTGATGTCTATTTGTAGGCTTCGTTAGCTCTGCCACAGTAAGAGGCTGAGGGATGTAACGCATGGGGATCTGCTGCCCTCAGCAGAGGTGATCACAGCCCTGAGCCGCCAATACGGAGTGCCCCTAACCGACGAGGATCTCTTCACTCGGAAACCTCCTTTGCTCTCATTTTCCTCCGATGATTATACAGCACCAGGAAAAGTTAGCAGAGGGAACCAGGCAGTACATTCTTCATTCGATAACCACAATGAAGCGTGTGCgcaacagaagaaagaaatagcaGGCAAAAAGACTTCTGAGAGAAACCCTGCTGGG ACAGAACCCACATGTAGCCCCTCTCTGCAGGCTGGCATTGGCGCTGTGTGCCAGCCCAAGGGAAAGgtggaaaaggcaaaacttGAAACTTTCAGGATTGTTCCGGTTGATGGCAAAGCTGTCTTTAACTACAGCGCTCAGAGCCTGAATTCTGCAGAGCTCGCAAAGAGGCATCTTCGCCAGGAAATGGCAAAG gagcCAGATAACAGATTCACATATTGTCAGGAGTATCTGTCAGCCACATTTGACCCAGTGGATGTGGTTGCTGCCTGTAAGGAATTCTTGGCAAAATCCAGGAGTGTGTGGCTGTCCCCGGATGGGTTTGTATTTCCTGGATTTAAGGGCAGCATTGGAAGCCACCTGCACCCTTGGATGCCTGATGAGGCACGTCTGGAGGAGTTACGGGAGGTAACGGAAAACCTAAATGAACAGCCCCAAGTGAACTCGTGCATTTTAAGAGGCTTGAAGGGGGCAGACTGCTTTAACGTACAAAAGCCTCTTTCGAGGG CTTCTAGATTTCTGCCATTTTACTGGATCATCAAGTTGACTAGTTTGCAATTCCCTGTTTGGAACAGTCTTCGCTGCGCGTACTCAAGCACGTGTGGTCTGCTGCTCGGAAGAAAATTT AAGTGGCAGGAGAATGCTCTGCACGCTAACGTAGAGCCAGTGCTGGCGCGAGACAGATGGAGCTGGGACAAACGGCGCATCGATTTTGATCTTTACAAGAAGCCACCTGAGCTCTTCGTAACAACAGCTCCGCAGACTGGTGATGGAGCTGTTAAAATTAACTAA